The sequence TTGGAAGTGTTAATCATTATGAAGTGCTTCACTTCACATTTTCATGATACGGTgtgttttataaatattcttctTGCTGGGAAAGGATAGCAACATGTACCCAATTGATCTTGGGTCTATGTCTTGGAACTGGTCTGCTTTATTGGAGAGGGTGGCGTGGACTGAACAACTTGTCACCGTTATACATAGTAAGCATCATGTGAAAAAGTGATGACcaatattataaagaaaaaatggccctttatttttcttcgttAACCTTAAGTCAAGCTTTCTCCTTTTGAATCTTTGAACTTGCTTGCTCAAGTAGTCACATTGCATTTTAGAGGAAGACTGCGaattatagatatatatatagagagagagagaggcgcAGGTATTAACGTACGTAGTTAGCTTACAATCAAGAAGCTAGGTCTCCGGTGCTGTCTCCAACAATAATATGATGGAAAAGGCTTATTCCCTCTTTCTCTGCGTTCTCTTCATTTCAGTCCTCTTTTTGCCATCCACAGCAGCTGGAAGAGCACTGCTTCAGACAGCTCAAACGGGTATGTATAACTCAATACTCCAAAACCATGATTTGTGATTAAAATTTCTTGTACTTGCTAACAGCCTCAGAAGCCAGCTGTGTTTATGAGGTACTTACCCAATACCCATCCAGTGGTGGACCTGCTGGTTTTGGAATATTGGTAAagcatttttttatatgattcaTGTGTTATGGCAGAGGGTGAGGGTGGAAACCACGGCGGAAATGATGGGAGTAAAATGGGAGTAACAGGCAGTCGCTCCAAACCTGCCCCCTCCAAAACTGGAGTTTCATCTCCCTCCAAACCGACCCCCGGCGGTAATTCATCATCCCAATTTTCCAGCTTTGTTGCCAATTCAGTTTAACTCTATCAGCAAATATATGTCAAGTCAAAAaccaatatttatatttattattatattaactCAAATACCTCTGACCAGCAAAAGTTGTGGTATGTATAAAAGAATTCattacaattgattttttttctatttttaaattcttacaattagttataattttttttttattgtaattccctaattttaggattgttttctatttttatgttttggacTAATTTAgaattgtttcctatttttattataatctcTTAATTTTAGGATCgtttctatttttatgttttgaatagattattttttatttttttataaaagtcattgtttctcaataattttctctctatttcaaCAGCATGCGTTCAAAGTTCGCACCGTGCATGTGCAATATCCAAATTCAATGCAGCCAGACGCAGACATTGCAGCAATTATAAACGTAGCTGCAAGTGAAGCTTACGAAGTTGAAGTAAAGTGGAAAATTCAgaacaaggaaaacaatagtGATAATTATTCATACTTACACTCGTAGTTCACAAAGTAGAATGCCCGCCTTACCAAGAAACTGGTTTCTTGGTGTGTGGAAATTGTATGTTTAATTGGCTAGCTGCTTCTTGtgttatctctctctctttcttgggaATTACGGTTATACGGAGGCCATAATAAGAATAATAGTTGTATTTTGAATTGTGCACCACTTTTGAGACTCCTTCGGACAATTACCATTAGAcagtgttatatatatatttaatttacaaaaaattaatactgcactaataattttaaaaaaaattaaacaaaaattttggagagagagagcaaaAAATGAGAATTCCTTAATATATCACCTGTTTTCTCAAGTTTATTTagcaaattaaaaacaaaattatgcaTGTAAGTTATGATTAAATTACAATGAAGTGGTGGAGAGAGGGGAAAGGATGAGTATCATGAATCATGATTTAGTAAAACCCCCAGTCTTCTAATATTCATTTAGCaaaaaatgatcatttttgtctcaaaaacaaaagattCGAGGCCCAAAAACGGTGGGCGCGTATGGTCGGGAGTTGGGACCACCTTGACTCCTGACTGCTACTCTGAGCCAGCCCACAATTTGGGCAAAATGGGTCGTAATAGCGATGGACAAATTAATTAAACTGTCTCCTCTTCCAtgcatttaaaaatatgaaaaatcatttaaaaaattttgacatCATACATAACTGCAGAGTAtatctttagaaaaataaataaaacgaagaaattattttccatattttaatttcaaacaaaattgttcctgaaattaattaaaacctgtttctcaaaaacagttttgaaagaaatatttttgaaaatatttccaaaaagtACCTTAGATTTACTTCATTTTCTAATGTATTGGCATTTTTATGGTCTGGGATGTCTTACGGGTATATCATCTTTGGTTGGAAATTAAGGCTGGTGATATTGACCCAATTGACCTCGTGTCAAGTCTTGGAACAGGTTTGCTCCACTGCATAGCGTGTGGACCGGAAAactttatttcttaattaaaaaattataatgaatatattaaataagataaaagagaTATCTTgctattacaatttttttttattttataagattcGAACGTTGACTTCCTTATATTGCAGTTCAAATAATTGTtacatttttcaaaagttttattttttagttttttaaaatctttttttaaaagaaaatttttaaaaatttctatcTTTGAAtactttttaaagaaatatgCAAGTTAGTGTTCATAATtgtataaagtttattttgaaatctttaattttgtttttcaaatttttactcATTCATTGATAAAAAGTATGGGAAATAATCGTCATTTGAAATtagtataaaaatgaaaataatattaaatttgattaaaagtttattatttaatttaattcatagAAGAGACAAGAaaagtctttttaaaaatagtgaTAAAACGAAGAGCGAAGATTTTGAGTCATTATTATTAGGGGAGCAAAATGCTTTCCTGATAGGTTTTGAGATAAGTGTGAAGGTGTATCATATTTCTAGACATAGAAACTTATCCTCATGTCTTAAAATAGGGGTGTATTTTGCcactaataatttattttcaccaCAAATATTAATCATCTTTAAAAGATGGTtttagtgataaaaaaaaatttattcattgataaaattaattaattacgaACTTGTTGCAACAACAACATGGAATTTTTTTCATGGCAAATATGTAGTATATTTATTGTACTATTTTATGCTTATATCATAACGAAGGACTTCTCTAAATTCATGTGAatcttgttttttaattataaaaataaagttttttaaactttttcaaagttttgcaaaaggatttaaaatgaaaaaaagactTTATCATTACTTTATAAAAAGTAATCATAAgagagaatttaaaaattatgatgttAAAACCTTTTGCAATGCGCATGTGGTATGGAAACTTGCGAGAAAATTCCCGAATCACCTAGTAAAAGTCTTGGAAAAGATTGGAGAGGTGTGGTGtattgtttttccatttttaaaccCAAAAAGGTAAAACCAAACCACacgtaattttttttaagcaccctcctttaattttcattaaccTTGAACATGCGTCTTGAAGAGATCACATTGCTCTATATATGGCTAACAAATTACAATCAAGAAGCTAGATCTGTGGTTCTTTCTCCTACAAGAATATGATGGAAAAGGcttattctctctttctctgcGTTCTCTTGATTTCAGTCCTCTTCTTGCCATCAACAGCAGCTGAAAGAGCACTGCCTCAGACAGCTCAAACGGGTATGTATTACTCTTACTCCAGAACCATGATTTGTGATTAAAATCTCTTGTACTTGCTAAGAGCCTCAGAAGCTAGCAGTGGTGTTTATGAGGTACTTACCAAATACCCATCCGGTGGTGGACCTGCTGGTTTTGGAATGGTAAAGCatttttgatataatatttcatGTGTTATGGCAGAGGACGAGGGTGGACACCATGGCAAAAATGATGGGAATAAAATTGGAATAATAGGCAGCCACTTAAACACTGCCCCCTCCAGAACTGGCGTATCATATCCTTCGGAACCCCATCCCCATCCGAAAACGTGTAGATTATAGTGAGTAACTCATTATCTCAAACTTCCTGTTTTGTGTGCAACCTATCCTTATATTAAACACTAACTCATTATCGTATCTCAAAGATGAATTTTGGTTTGTACCAGTGTTGGGAAACCTTGTGAGGAAATGGAAACCATCCCTGGGAAGCACCTTGAAATCCAGTGTCGTCCAATATCTGTTTCCATCAACTACAAGTCTTCTCAGTTTAATCCTCGATATTTCTAGATTATTTCGTAGATTTATGTCACCCACTCAGTTACCTCttatctgaaaatatttcaagtcaaaaatcaattttttttaaattatttcaattcAAATATCTCTGTTTGATCTACCACAGATGCCATGCCATGCCACAGTTACCAGGAATGCAAAGAAAACTGAAGAAGTTGAAGCAAAATGAAGAATCCAGAAAAGGGACTCTCTGTGTATAAACGCTTATCACTTATGTTTGTAGGTTGTAATTTTGTTTACAAAGTGGAAGTAAATgttcacacaaaaaaaaaaaagaaaaaaaaaaacctataaaaacACCATGTTTCCTGTAACACatattttcctctcttttttttaataataaaaaactgttttaaaaaaacattttttgatttatttatatgaaaatttaataattttctttaaaaaataaaaaaatgtatattattatataagataatatgtgttataaatattataaaaatataaatcaagttTGGGTTAGGCTCAATTTGTTTGAACCGTGACTTGAGCCCAATTCAAATTAAACTTGGGTTGAAAAAACCTAActttcaactcaagttcaattcaagtattaaaaatgatagttCAAGTCTATCCAAGTATCGAGTTAGACTCAGGTTGAGTCAGGTCAACCCATCCAAATTGTATCTTCAAGTGGGTAGTTTTTACCTAAATttaggaaatctaatattaaaatGGTTGGCGGAGGAAGAAAGGTGACATTTGAGCTACTAAAAGGAAATttattattcttgaaaataattaactATGGTTGTGTGAACAAGCTCTAGTACTCCATCATCCACAAGTGATtgcaataatttaaaaataaaaaaaattccatactcaaaaagtactccaAATTTTAACACAATTCTAACAATCATACTAAGActaatggatgaaaaaaatcatttactatataataaagaattttcaaaaaataaaaaatatattaactaTCAAACCCTAAAACATATAaagtttttctattttgtatTTACAATTTAAATCATGAGTCTTTACTCCATGGAATATCCCTTACTCCACTGAacattctatttttcttcatattttacaTAAAACACAGTAGCTTGtatacaaaaagaataaaactactttatccttaaaaattcttatttaagGTTGTAAAAATgcttaaatatttattttttaaaacaattcttaaaaattattatctttttaaaataaatatctaatagttgttatattttgtatataattattactattaaaaaaaaaaaaaagtgaatccAAATGATACTTAAATGTACAGCTTGCTAAATCAATGAACTTTTAGGAGTGTACAGGATAAAGACCATTAAATGGAAGGTCTTAATCCATTAAAGtacttaaaattttagaattctGTACTCTAAGCCACGGCTCTGCATGAACAATTAAACTAAACATTAACAATCAATCGAAACCATGCATGCAAGCACAAACTTGTTGacaaatatttatgttttatttcattAGGCCAACCCTAGTAATTAGTAAGCGCAGTGTTACATTGACAACACCTAAAAAAGCATCCAACCACAAACTAATATTTCATGGCTTCATATAGTTGAGCCCCTCACACCACCCTTATATGCCTTCACCAACTGTCAGTGCTTCGCTGCTGATTTCCCACCTTTTGCCTATATAATCATACATTACAATGATAGTGATTAGACCATTTATTTCAACCCtcagtattaatttattttcctacTTATCTGGGACATTGAGATCATAACCCATATCAATTTGAAAAATTCCATACCTATGTATCGATTTTGCTATATGTACAGAAAGGATAATCCTTTTAAGATGTGAATCAATAGTATAAGATCAAATTTAGTTAAAAACCTAGAGCATGCCATATGTTGGTACGACATATTTACCTTCTTTTTGGGCTCCTGAGACTTCTGGGCGGGCTTCTTTGGACCTGACTTGGAGGTTGGAGCTTTGGCTGGGCCATCACCAGCCTTGGCAGGCTCCTTCTTCACGGGGCCAAAGAGTTGACTGCCAGCAGGTTTCTCAGCCTTCAACGATGCCATTCTCCCCAAGAAGTTAGAGAAATGCTAGCTTATCTCACTTGCTGGACTCAACTGTAATCTCCTCCCAGACGTAGCACCATATATATAGCTGAGTTCCAAGACTGTGGAGAGGAATTTGCATCACAATTATGTTTAAAAGATTTGAAGGGAATGGTGCCATTTAATCTCAAGGGAATAGGAATAACTCCCTGCCACAAGCACAAGCACCAGCACCAGCACCAGCACTTTGTATCAGATGCTCTACTTACCCATATTCTTCACTCATCTTATTGGCCAATCTTGAAGCATAGCATATTTCAATCTCTATGaccattttccttcattattcgATCGGTTTTATCCCAATTGGATGATTTTATGACGTgggaaattttccttttcaccattttctttactgctaaaaatttgaaaaatatatgaacaaaaattagCATATGACCACATACAAAAACACCCTTTTGAAATTATTGTAAGTATCTTTCACTAATTTATGATCCTCGCTTTCAGAATCTATATCTATCTAGCTTTGATAAATTCCTTTTTCTTGTTGAAGGCTGTAAaatcaacttttaaaaacaaccaACTGGCAGGGATCTAAATGGAGATGCTTGCAGGTCCATTATGGTTGGGCCAGTGGGAAGCATCAAACGAATTTTTCAGTCtcttgatctttcttcccttggtattattattaattatctgTATATGATGCAAGAACGTATTCCCATTATCACACAATTCTTCAATAtgattttaaccttttttttttttttttaagccctTTAGGAATAACTTTTTGCTTTGATTTTATTCATAAGGTGAAGAACAAgctaaaatcttatattttttaacgaCGATATTCGTAATGAGATAGAGGAtggtaaaatataaaatagatttGCGTAGagattaaaataaagtttttaactAAAGCAAAAAAAGTCTGttcaataacattttttaagataatttttaattatttttatgaatttttttttttaagaattcaattataaaaaaataatttcttgatttatttatcATGAAAATATTGTACACTTACGTAtaatgtaaaaaattttaaatattcttcatatttttaattattgatcaaaatattatataaaattctccaaaaaatattgttttgtattaaaatttataaatgtttaacctataaaattgcttttaaaaacaattttcaaacaaactctaaTAGTTGCTATCTTCTaaattcctttttaaattataatttcttttagcaaaattattaaaatatgtggaaaacttttatggaaaaaaaGTCACTTCTCTAAAGTGACTCCAAATATGACCTAAGTGCTTTTCTCCTTCACAAAGGCTGCTTGGCTGGTGCAACAAAAGAGGCCATAATGGACCAAATGAGCATGAGAACAATAATGGATCAAACATGTCTTTAGCAGCTCTTATGGGCCTGCATAACCTGGCACAATTGAAATCGCACCCTTTCGGCCCAACTCTACTTGGATTGAGAAGTCAATTATTTAAGGCttatttggtaatgattttgaaaagtatttctATCTAGacttgaaaacaactttttttatatagaaaaattcttcttaaaattactatcaaatagaTTCTCAGTTGTATTAAAAAGAATCACTGGGAAAAGCACACATTCGTGTAAATAAAGTGGAAGTTAAGAGGCCCTTGAAAGAAGTTAAAAAGGTTTCTTATCCCCTcaggttttatatatatataaattagggttctatttggtaattatttaaatatatatatatatatatatatatatatatatatatatatatatatatatatatctattttctaaaataaaaaataattttttaatcttaaaaataaaaaatagagtgcTTTCAAATAAcgtattttagttgttttcacttattttataaaaactatttaaaaaataattaaaaataaaacactacatataataaaatttattttaaaaacaagaaaatagattaaaaacattttacattctcaaatagacttttgttttcaaaaaacagttttcaaaaattattttttaaaactatttttaaaaacaatttgtaaATAGAAcctaaatatttaataaatttaaaatatgtatttttaaattttagagaatttcttgaaatgatttttagatAATCATTAGTTCATAATTTTTGCAAAATTTaccctttttttattataatacatTATAGAAAACACAAGGGATTATCTTTAAAAGCATTTCTAATAAAAGTGAAGCTAATAAAAACACCATGGTAAAAGGATTTTAACCAAAAACACTCTCAAACAGGCTCAAAGGAATGAGATCTAGCCATTCAATTTTACTTCTTGTCTTTCTTCCAATATTTTCTCAGTGCCCAAACAATTTTGTCAAAGCCAAAGGATTAAAACGATCAAAACAAACATATTTGCTAGCAAATATGTCGTTACTTGAAGGATGGTTTTTGTGAGATTGATCCCATATTCAATATTCCCATAATTTTTCTTGTCATCAACGTCCAATTGGCAATTAGGAGGAGATCATTAAGGTCCATGGCTTGCAAGTTGCAATTAATTTGATGTCCAAAAGAAATTCTCCCTCAACCATCTTACAGACTTTCCCTCAAACCAAACAACAATTGTAAATGACAAGCTCAACTttaatataagatttttatttcattagaaCAAGCCAGAAAAGAGATACATAGACATAGGTGCCAAGCCTGTGCTTTCTACTATTTAATAGAAGTAACTACCACGGATCTAACAGCATAATGGACTTTAGTAAATCACACTAGTGCTGCCATTTTTAGTTCTTGACTGGTGCAGGCTTGCTAGCCGGTGCCTGTCACAAAAACAATGAGGAAAATATCAATTGAGCTTCATAATGTGAAGCAATACAATGTAagagctatatatatatatatatatatatatatactagtaCCTTCTTGGGCTCCCGGGGTTTGTGCTCGGCCTTCTTGGGGCCAGGCTTGGAGGCCGGGGTGGGAGGGTTGGGGGGGTTGCCACTAGGCTTGGCAGGCTCCTTCTTGACCTGCCCAGCGGGTTGGGTAGTGAGAGGTTTCTGAGCCTTGAGTGATGCCATTCTTCACACTGTCCTCTTCacaaagagaaaattgaaattaagcTACGTTCCTGGCCTCGAGTGTTTAGCTCCTAACAAAGACATCCATTTATAGTTGAGTTTGGAAAACTCAACATGGAATTAGAATCACTGAACAAGGAAAAAGTATTGCAGAGATGATGGCATATGGCATGTGGGaatgaaataattgaaatggTGGCCTCTTGAAAGATGCTGTATCAGATGCTGTGGCCAGGCATATTATCTTGTGGATATTATTGAAGCCCTCAGGCCTATTCTAAAGCATGCACGCATGGATGATGTTGAGACACGACTGGTGAAAAGTATAGGCACTTTGGGCTTAAATTTGATGCTATATATGGAGATTTTTTAGGGCCTTCTGTGAATACCCTCTTGTGTTTTCCCTGTATAATCTGAATAATCTAATATTCCAATTCCAACCTTCTTCATTTATGGGGCAAATTAAAAACACCATTTCACTGAGTTTTATCCGGGTAAGGGTGAATTTTGAGGGAGCTCGTCAATACAACAAACTGTAGGGCAACCCAGAAGAGTGCCCATTTTTTATTGCTTATTTCTCCATCTTGGTTAAATTTTTACATGAACTAAGGGCAGATCCCATGGAAGGTGTCCCTTGAACTTGAAGTGGAGAATTGTGTGTTTAGTAAGTAAGAGTGAGACTTAGTTCTTATGAGTGAGTTTTTTATTGATCATGTGCTCATTTTACTTGTACAACCAAACacaataataaatgaaaacagAATGAATTTCATATTCCCATGCCCCATTCTAACATTCAAACATGCCCTATAATTGAAGTGTCCAATTGCATAAAATAATGCAGAAGGGTTGGTGGGAGATAGATTCAATCCATCAAACTTTAGGACTCTCCCATCGTCACTGATTTGAAACAAATAGATACATTAATGAACTTGATGTAAGTATAGCAATAACCTGGCCCGGATGAGGTTGATCTTGTTAAGGAATCATCCAGAATGCAAGAATCccttttaattaattgttgGATATTCCTACTTCCATAAAAAAAACAGGGGCTAGGAACACcttgagttttctttctctgtcATAGTTCAGTTTCTTGTTTATGATAGACAGGAAAATTTCTTTGGGAATAATTGATAGATTGATCAAGTTGAAAATTCAATGTTACTGAATGACATAATTTCAGACGATTAGAATCCAATTTCATTAATCTGAATTGGCTAACAAGGTACTAAAATCACACTTCTGGTCATCAATTCATGACTACTTGATCACATTAGAGAACATCTTGATAAGTTTCTTTAGCTTCAGTAAACTTCAGTCACCAGTCTGGGATTGTTAACTGTCAGTGAGGTTGCCCCATCCTCAATGCCGCATAAGCCAAAGCCCTATATCCCACAAACATTACAGTCAAGGCAGCCACATCCCAAGCCCAATGATCAATACCCAGATACTTTATAGCAGGAAATTCCCACACCTTGCAATGCATCCTCAACCCACACTCATAAACCTCATTTTCTGCGTACTGCACTCCCACTAGAAGCTTATAACAGTAGTGACTAAAGGAAATGTACTTCAACCAAGCAATGAAAGGTGGGATGTGCTGAATGTAGTATCCTCCTGCTAAAAGAAACACAAGCATGGTCACAGAAGCTAAGGCCGTGCCCTGTTTCACGTCCATTATAATGGCACCAAGGGCTAGTCCTAGCCCTTGAGAGACTAGCACATTGTATAGGATGACCAAGAGGGTTAGCACAAATGTAAGCAGGGAAGGCTTGAGACCACCCATCCAATATGCGATGGTTACGAAGATAGTTGGGAGCACAAGTTCCATAGGCAAGTCACCAGCCATTCTAGCAAAGTAATATGAGGAGAGACGGTACATGCCCGATGAGCGTTCTCTTATTAGCATTGGCCGCTCCTGAGGGAATGTGAATATGGCATTGAATAGAGGAAAGAAGCCCCAGAatatggagaagaaaaagagaagtcCCACCTGTCCATAgtccatcaccaccaccacaaGAAGAGGAATATTAGAGACTAACTGAGATATTCATCCTTATCTGAAGGTTAAAAACTGCTATTATGAAAGATGGGGCAGGGTCACAATACCTGATCTTGTATGTGGGAAGTATCAGAATGCCACCACAAAAGCCCTGAAAGAATTGAAACAGACATGACTtgaaaaattctcaaaccagAGTAAGATTCATGTTTCCTCTCTTGCAAGCCCCTTCTTAGCAACACCTTGAATTGCTCCCACCAGCTGGAGGTCCATTGATTCTCACAACCTGCAACGCCCTTACTGATCAATACAAACTTCTATGAATCCGCTCAATGCATTCTTGGACAGCCCATGAACTTGGTAACATTCAATGGGACgcagaaagagagagaagaaatttCAGTTACCTCTAGATGACAATGGTCCTGATGCAGACCCATCTGAACCATGAGAATTACGATGGATCTCAGCCTTCATGCTATGATATAGGTTCTTCTTGTAAGATGATATCAGGGCCTGTTTGATGGAATTTTGAT is a genomic window of Vitis riparia cultivar Riparia Gloire de Montpellier isolate 1030 chromosome 1, EGFV_Vit.rip_1.0, whole genome shotgun sequence containing:
- the LOC117923642 gene encoding uncharacterized protein LOC117923642, with amino-acid sequence MMEKAYSLFLCVLFISVLFLPSTAAGRALLQTAQTEGEGGNHGGNDGSKMGVTGSRSKPAPSKTGVSSPSKPTPGACVQSSHRACAISKFNAARRRHCSNYKRSCK